In one Nostoc sp. KVJ3 genomic region, the following are encoded:
- a CDS encoding glycosyltransferase family 39 protein, protein MDKPQLLTKSHPPTWLKILVITLIGLGIFFRFTHLGQKVYWYDEIATSLAISGHTLAEVKQEVFSNLGNNQGVIPAITLNKYQHINPDRFVVDTVRYLITSDPQHPPLYYVMVRLWAQVFGDFPTGVRSLSAAISLLVFPSVYWLCLELFESALVGWVGMAVMGVSPLQIFFAQDAREYGLWMVTILVSSAALLRAIRQENFWSWAVYALALALGFYTHLLTGMVAIAHGIYIVISQQFRFNKTLRNYLLSSIAACLIFLPWLIVIITQIHTATNLLSWITFKTDSPFDLIGIWLSRISRIFVDFNLASDDAWVNNLSSESPLSYSIPTIIASLFLIIYIIIFLSDRLSTNTRLFIFLLGGFPGLTLLLYDLIFGGIRSIYFRYQLPLYLSIQIAVIYILAFHLFLEKKLQKNVFQIIAVGLLISGLVSDVRFFQSETWWPQIGGKNLLAMSQLINQSNSIVLVSSKNDYNLGVILTLSHNLKPKIGLLTIQNDHLPIITQDYSPIFFVDDLENSLAHQLQKDKTNSLKLVYPLEGFWQLDKSRKT, encoded by the coding sequence ATGGACAAACCACAATTGCTAACAAAATCACATCCTCCAACTTGGTTAAAAATTCTGGTAATTACCCTGATTGGGTTAGGTATTTTCTTTCGCTTTACCCATTTAGGACAAAAAGTGTATTGGTACGATGAAATTGCTACATCACTGGCAATATCTGGTCATACGCTAGCTGAGGTTAAACAAGAGGTTTTTAGCAATTTAGGCAATAATCAAGGCGTAATTCCTGCCATCACTTTAAATAAATATCAACACATTAATCCAGATCGATTTGTGGTTGACACAGTTCGCTACTTAATAACTTCAGACCCCCAACATCCACCTTTGTATTATGTGATGGTAAGATTGTGGGCGCAAGTATTTGGAGATTTCCCGACAGGAGTCAGGAGTTTATCAGCAGCAATTAGTCTGTTGGTATTTCCTAGTGTATATTGGCTATGTTTAGAGTTATTTGAGTCAGCACTTGTGGGTTGGGTAGGAATGGCTGTGATGGGGGTTTCTCCCTTGCAGATTTTCTTTGCCCAAGATGCACGAGAATATGGTTTGTGGATGGTGACGATTCTAGTATCAAGTGCTGCTTTATTGCGAGCTATTCGCCAAGAAAATTTCTGGAGTTGGGCTGTATATGCTCTCGCCCTAGCCCTGGGATTCTATACTCATTTATTAACAGGAATGGTAGCGATCGCTCATGGCATTTATATAGTTATTAGCCAACAGTTTCGCTTCAACAAAACTCTGCGTAATTATCTCCTGAGTTCAATAGCAGCTTGCTTAATTTTTTTACCCTGGCTAATAGTAATCATTACCCAGATTCACACTGCCACAAATCTTTTATCATGGATAACATTTAAAACAGATAGTCCTTTCGACCTGATTGGAATTTGGCTCAGTCGGATTAGCAGAATATTTGTTGATTTTAATTTGGCTTCTGATGATGCTTGGGTCAATAATTTATCTTCGGAAAGCCCTTTATCTTATAGCATTCCTACAATTATAGCCAGTTTATTTTTAATTATTTATATTATTATTTTCTTGAGCGATCGCCTATCAACTAACACTAGGTTATTTATTTTTTTATTAGGAGGATTTCCAGGTTTAACATTGCTTTTATACGACCTAATTTTTGGAGGAATTCGCTCTATTTATTTTCGCTATCAGTTACCGTTATACCTCAGCATCCAAATTGCTGTAATCTATATTTTAGCTTTCCATCTTTTCTTGGAGAAGAAGTTGCAGAAAAACGTTTTCCAAATTATAGCAGTGGGATTACTCATCTCTGGGCTAGTTTCTGATGTCAGATTTTTTCAGTCTGAAACTTGGTGGCCACAAATAGGTGGCAAGAATTTGCTAGCAATGAGTCAACTTATTAATCAATCTAATAGTATTGTATTAGTAAGTAGCAAGAATGATTATAACTTGGGAGTTATCCTCACCTTAAGTCATAATTTAAAGCCAAAAATTGGCTTGCTTACAATCCAAAATGACCATTTACCAATAATTACTCAAGATTACAGCCCTATCTTCTTTGTTGACGACTTGGAAAATAGTTTAGCTCATCAACTTCAAAAAGATAAGACTAATTCACTGAAATTAGTTTACCCACTTGAAGGATTTTGGCAACTCGATAAAAGTCGTAAAACGTAA
- a CDS encoding GtrA family protein, producing the protein MKQYIDYFNITFLIDKVRLGIYSAFISRFIRFGVVGLSGVIVDLGTFYLFHNSLFLPLTSSAMLSTEMAIVNNFLWNDIWTFGDVSFEQKTSQKLQRFFKFNLICLVGLIFNSLIVNLLFYQFQVNEYIAKLVAIACVTLWNFWLNLKMNWQLTKTEVDVVVVVDI; encoded by the coding sequence ATGAAGCAATATATTGACTATTTTAATATTACTTTTCTGATAGATAAAGTTCGCCTGGGTATTTATTCGGCGTTTATAAGTCGCTTTATTCGCTTTGGTGTAGTTGGTTTGAGTGGGGTAATTGTAGACTTGGGGACATTTTATTTATTTCATAACTCCTTATTTTTGCCATTAACTTCCAGTGCAATGCTTTCAACAGAAATGGCAATTGTTAATAATTTTCTCTGGAATGATATATGGACGTTTGGTGATGTATCTTTTGAGCAAAAAACCAGTCAAAAGTTGCAACGTTTTTTCAAGTTTAATCTCATTTGTCTGGTTGGACTTATTTTCAATAGCCTAATTGTAAATTTGCTATTTTATCAATTCCAAGTGAATGAATACATAGCTAAATTGGTAGCGATCGCTTGTGTGACACTTTGGAATTTCTGGCTCAACCTGAAGATGAACTGGCAATTAACAAAGACAGAAGTAGATGTAGTTGTAGTTGTAGATATTTAA
- a CDS encoding fatty acid desaturase family protein, with protein MELTENNQIIENARPSIREVTQISNEELRLLHEIPTFRPLLQTFVVISTYFILAAIGFLLNNWAVWLLVWLAQGFLFVCFFAAIHYCSHNSLYKSKHTNRFVGTFLSLVLLMNFSFHKYIHIGHHREAKLKGKIVGDTSAWQTFPDIKTYLIGLTFFYLVAVWNNWWLVTKDLYLESLKTHTQEESDLPTNFYLSYFKTPEQRQVVLQNNWLLLGWVVLMGGLTVIFPGILFFAYWIPIIFFASPFGFIFSITDHYGCESDLNHNLWNDTRTMISNPIVRFYYCNNNYHVEHHLYPSMPPSNYSKIHELIQPHLQYMEKSYLMFHLKIMQDLIAAKSN; from the coding sequence ATGGAACTTACAGAAAACAATCAAATAATTGAAAATGCCAGACCTAGTATTAGAGAAGTTACTCAAATATCTAACGAAGAACTACGTCTACTGCATGAGATTCCTACATTTAGACCGCTTCTTCAAACATTTGTCGTCATTAGTACATATTTCATCCTCGCAGCTATTGGTTTTTTGTTGAATAACTGGGCGGTGTGGTTATTAGTCTGGTTGGCTCAAGGATTTTTATTTGTCTGTTTTTTTGCGGCAATACATTATTGCTCCCACAATAGTTTGTACAAATCAAAACATACTAACCGATTTGTAGGAACTTTCTTATCATTAGTATTATTGATGAACTTTTCGTTTCACAAATATATTCATATTGGGCATCATCGAGAAGCAAAACTCAAAGGTAAAATTGTAGGAGATACGTCAGCCTGGCAAACATTTCCTGATATTAAGACTTATCTGATAGGCTTAACATTTTTTTATCTTGTTGCGGTATGGAATAATTGGTGGTTAGTGACTAAAGATTTATATTTAGAATCTTTGAAAACACATACACAAGAGGAATCAGATTTACCAACTAACTTTTATTTGAGCTATTTTAAAACACCGGAACAACGTCAAGTTGTCTTACAAAATAATTGGCTACTATTGGGTTGGGTTGTACTAATGGGAGGATTGACCGTAATTTTTCCTGGAATTTTGTTTTTTGCTTACTGGATACCAATAATATTTTTTGCTTCTCCATTCGGTTTTATTTTCAGCATTACAGATCATTATGGCTGTGAATCTGACTTAAATCACAACCTATGGAATGATACGCGAACAATGATTTCTAACCCAATCGTCAGGTTTTATTACTGCAATAATAATTACCATGTAGAGCATCATCTTTACCCAAGTATGCCACCTTCTAACTACTCCAAGATACATGAGTTAATTCAACCTCACCTTCAATATATGGAAAAATCATACTTGATGTTTCATCTCAAAATAATGCAGGATTTGATTGCGGCAAAAAGTAATTAA
- a CDS encoding ABC transporter substrate-binding protein produces the protein MSYYKLLKIKIYTLMRHRWLVVLLTLITAMSTMGFAYAIIIYHQINLQIKVTPISQIVVTFPTEPTTFNPALILESADILSFTYEGLVKENYRGEIEPNLAKSWQISQDNKQVIYTLRKGLKWSDGKPITAEDVVFTYNEIYRNPDIPTYAKDFFLIGKNRTFPTVQKLDDLRVKFTLPEPFAPFIRATKLEILPAHIFEETVKTKDQEGRPKFMSTWGTDTPPENIIVNGPYTIESYTPSQRIVFRKNPYYWRKDAQGNSQPYIKRVIGQIIPNQDTSLIQFRSGGLDYINVNTDYFSLLKHEEAKGKFTIYNGGLFIGSTALTFNLNKGSKNSQPLVDPIKSRWFNQAEFRQAIAYGIDRQQILNNIYKGLGKLQNSPIAVQSKYYFPIQAGLKVYEYNLQKAKELLLKVGFKYNNQGQLLDEQGNIVRFSLMTNANNNILQSMGVIIKQNLSDLGITVDFNPVATSIFINKLTQTFDWECQLLDVAAAQEPNDWSNVWLPEAGWHFFNQASQAGQTPIMGRQVADWEQKIGDLYIQAASEPDEAKRKAMYAETQQITQEYLPFIYLVNPLSMVAVKNRMQGIQHSALIGTFWNSYDFKLTED, from the coding sequence ATGTCGTATTATAAGTTATTAAAAATTAAAATTTATACTTTAATGCGTCATCGTTGGCTAGTAGTTTTACTGACTTTGATAACTGCGATGTCTACGATGGGCTTCGCCTACGCAATAATTATCTATCATCAAATTAACTTACAAATTAAAGTAACACCAATATCTCAAATAGTTGTCACTTTCCCAACTGAGCCTACCACTTTTAATCCAGCTTTAATCTTAGAATCTGCTGATATTTTAAGCTTTACTTATGAAGGGCTAGTTAAAGAAAATTATCGGGGAGAAATTGAACCTAATCTAGCTAAATCTTGGCAAATTTCTCAAGATAACAAGCAAGTAATTTATACCCTCAGAAAAGGGCTAAAATGGTCAGATGGAAAGCCAATAACTGCTGAAGACGTGGTTTTTACTTATAACGAAATTTACCGTAATCCAGACATTCCTACTTATGCTAAAGACTTTTTCCTAATTGGTAAAAATCGTACCTTCCCTACTGTGCAGAAACTCGATGATTTGCGAGTTAAATTTACATTACCTGAACCATTTGCTCCATTTATTCGAGCTACAAAACTGGAAATTTTACCAGCCCATATTTTCGAGGAAACAGTCAAAACAAAAGACCAGGAAGGCAGACCTAAATTTATGTCTACTTGGGGAACTGATACTCCACCAGAAAATATTATTGTCAACGGCCCTTATACAATAGAATCTTATACTCCGAGCCAGCGAATAGTTTTCCGAAAAAATCCTTACTACTGGCGTAAAGATGCTCAAGGCAATTCGCAACCCTATATAAAACGGGTGATTGGTCAAATTATTCCTAATCAAGATACTTCTTTAATTCAATTCCGTTCTGGAGGGTTAGATTACATCAACGTTAATACTGATTATTTTTCATTATTAAAACATGAAGAAGCCAAAGGCAAATTTACTATCTATAATGGCGGTCTTTTCATAGGGTCAACTGCTCTTACTTTTAATCTCAATAAAGGCAGTAAGAATAGTCAGCCACTGGTCGATCCTATAAAGTCTCGTTGGTTTAATCAAGCGGAATTTAGACAAGCGATCGCTTATGGAATTGATCGCCAACAAATACTCAACAATATCTATAAGGGATTGGGTAAACTGCAAAATTCGCCGATTGCTGTCCAGAGCAAGTATTATTTCCCTATCCAAGCAGGTTTAAAGGTCTATGAATACAATCTTCAAAAAGCGAAAGAATTACTGCTAAAAGTGGGCTTTAAATACAATAATCAAGGTCAGTTATTAGACGAACAAGGAAATATTGTCCGCTTTAGCCTCATGACGAATGCTAACAATAATATATTGCAATCGATGGGAGTTATTATCAAACAAAACTTGAGTGACCTTGGTATAACTGTTGATTTTAATCCTGTTGCTACTAGCATTTTCATTAACAAATTGACTCAAACTTTCGATTGGGAGTGTCAATTACTTGATGTTGCTGCTGCTCAAGAACCAAATGATTGGTCTAACGTTTGGCTACCTGAAGCTGGTTGGCACTTTTTTAACCAAGCATCCCAAGCAGGTCAAACGCCGATAATGGGGCGACAGGTTGCAGATTGGGAACAGAAAATTGGTGATTTATACATTCAGGCAGCCTCTGAACCTGACGAAGCCAAGCGTAAAGCTATGTATGCAGAAACTCAACAAATCACTCAGGAGTATCTGCCATTTATTTATCTAGTTAACCCTTTATCAATGGTGGCAGTAAAAAATCGTATGCAAGGTATTCAACACTCTGCCCTCATAGGAACATTTTGGAACTCTTACGATTTTAAACTGACTGAAGATTAA
- a CDS encoding isopenicillin N synthase family dioxygenase gives MQIPIVDFNSFINGDTVAKEAVAAQISLAIHEVGCFYLKNYGISKTLIAQAFSQTESFFALPENEKEQVSFFPDRNLRGYHNFKKSEDNHNANELMTEGFHFGKEITPDKVGVIEDPFFEPNKWPNQTNFREVMMEFFTACHESALRVLQALAISLRLPEDYFTNLYSEQNHGIVWHHYPSIYQPPELGKVYLTEHTDIGTLTFLFQDSEGLEVYTNTGEWVFAPLIPDAIIVLVADLMQRWTNDKFCATRHRVVVPTQSHSAKQRYSCAFFTSPNYDAPITCIKTCLDRDEVPKYPPIFAREYFKQPK, from the coding sequence ATGCAAATTCCGATCGTTGACTTCAATTCTTTTATTAATGGTGACACAGTTGCCAAAGAAGCTGTCGCCGCACAAATTTCTCTTGCTATTCATGAGGTTGGATGTTTCTACCTCAAAAATTATGGTATTTCTAAGACTCTAATTGCTCAAGCTTTTTCACAAACTGAGTCCTTTTTTGCACTACCAGAGAATGAAAAAGAACAAGTATCTTTCTTTCCAGACCGTAATCTTCGCGGATACCATAATTTTAAAAAGAGTGAAGATAATCACAATGCCAATGAACTAATGACTGAAGGATTTCATTTTGGTAAAGAAATTACTCCAGATAAAGTTGGTGTTATCGAAGATCCTTTTTTTGAGCCGAATAAATGGCCTAATCAGACTAACTTTCGTGAAGTGATGATGGAGTTTTTCACCGCTTGTCACGAAAGCGCTTTGAGAGTATTACAAGCTTTGGCTATTTCCTTGAGATTGCCAGAAGACTATTTTACCAACTTATATTCAGAGCAAAACCACGGTATAGTTTGGCATCACTACCCATCTATCTATCAGCCTCCAGAACTAGGAAAAGTTTATCTTACAGAACATACCGACATCGGTACTCTCACATTTTTATTTCAAGATTCTGAAGGGTTAGAAGTATATACAAATACTGGAGAATGGGTCTTTGCGCCCTTGATTCCTGATGCAATTATCGTATTGGTTGCAGATTTAATGCAGCGATGGACGAATGATAAGTTTTGCGCCACACGACATCGAGTTGTAGTTCCAACTCAATCTCACAGTGCTAAACAAAGGTACTCATGCGCCTTTTTTACCAGCCCCAATTATGATGCACCAATTACCTGCATTAAGACTTGCTTAGATAGAGATGAAGTTCCTAAATATCCACCAATTTTTGCACGTGAATATTTCAAGCAGCCAAAATGA
- a CDS encoding MBOAT family O-acyltransferase, with translation MVFTEFRFVFFFVIVFCIYWALQKHNHRKLWLLICSYIFYSAWDWRFLFLLLLSTVIDYFVGLMLSRPQVSDLLGQEIPTNEVVEKAKTPDFWNWDDLLNKPQNQQQRQAWLILSLVANLGILGFFKYYNFFTESAASLLTFLGLPISLQTLKIILPAGISFYTFQTLSYSLDIYLGKLKPVRNFWDFSLFVTFFPQLVAGPIVRASTFLPQLLTPKNLSEVDFRGCLILFFVGYFKKACISDNLSPLIEQYFTNPENYTFLSCWIAVISFVIQIYCDFSGYSDMAIASAGLLGYKLPLNFNFPYLSNNITELWQRWHITLYSWLRDYVYIPLMKRRTKAQRTELFGYRNLLTLMFLSGLWHGAAWHFVVWGGLNGIALVVHKEWSSRITPYKALLPLRKMLGIPLTMYWFCASAIFFRSNDLSSAIQIEKSFLFFNSLGEQNLNLQIAWIFIPLILLHWAAYKGWFADWWRKIPSWSFAVCFGVLVSAIFRLTAINPQPFVYFQF, from the coding sequence ATGGTATTCACAGAATTTCGGTTTGTATTTTTCTTCGTGATTGTTTTCTGCATCTATTGGGCTTTGCAGAAACACAATCATCGTAAGTTGTGGTTGCTAATCTGTAGTTATATCTTTTATAGTGCTTGGGATTGGCGCTTCCTTTTTTTGCTCTTGTTATCGACAGTCATTGATTACTTTGTCGGTTTAATGCTATCTAGACCACAGGTTAGTGATTTACTAGGACAGGAAATTCCCACCAATGAGGTAGTAGAAAAAGCAAAAACTCCAGATTTTTGGAATTGGGATGACTTGCTTAATAAGCCACAGAATCAGCAGCAGCGTCAAGCATGGTTGATACTTAGTTTAGTAGCAAATTTAGGAATATTAGGGTTTTTTAAGTACTATAACTTCTTCACTGAGTCGGCTGCAAGCTTATTAACTTTTTTGGGTTTACCTATAAGTCTGCAAACCCTTAAAATTATTCTTCCAGCAGGTATTAGTTTTTATACCTTTCAAACCCTGAGTTATTCTCTTGATATCTATCTAGGTAAACTCAAACCTGTCAGAAATTTTTGGGATTTTTCTCTATTTGTAACTTTTTTCCCTCAACTGGTTGCAGGGCCAATTGTCCGTGCATCTACTTTTTTACCTCAACTTTTAACTCCAAAAAACTTAAGTGAAGTTGATTTTCGGGGGTGTTTAATACTTTTTTTTGTAGGATATTTCAAGAAAGCGTGCATTTCGGATAATCTTTCTCCTCTAATAGAACAGTATTTCACGAATCCAGAAAATTATACTTTCTTGAGTTGTTGGATTGCTGTTATTTCTTTTGTCATACAGATATACTGCGACTTTTCTGGTTATTCAGATATGGCGATCGCTTCAGCAGGTTTACTGGGATACAAACTACCTCTGAACTTTAATTTTCCCTACCTTTCTAATAATATTACTGAGTTGTGGCAACGTTGGCACATTACCCTCTACAGTTGGTTGCGAGACTATGTTTATATTCCTTTAATGAAAAGGCGGACAAAAGCTCAACGAACAGAACTATTTGGGTATAGAAATCTTCTCACTTTGATGTTTCTATCAGGACTCTGGCATGGAGCTGCTTGGCATTTTGTAGTTTGGGGTGGATTAAATGGAATTGCCTTAGTTGTTCATAAGGAATGGTCATCTCGAATCACTCCCTATAAGGCATTGCTACCACTGAGAAAGATGCTAGGTATTCCCTTAACAATGTATTGGTTTTGTGCCTCTGCTATCTTCTTTCGGAGTAACGATCTCAGCAGTGCTATACAAATAGAGAAATCCTTTTTATTCTTTAATTCTCTTGGCGAACAAAACCTAAATCTTCAGATTGCATGGATTTTTATACCTTTAATTCTGCTCCACTGGGCGGCTTATAAAGGTTGGTTTGCCGATTGGTGGCGTAAAATTCCTAGTTGGAGTTTTGCTGTTTGCTTTGGGGTGTTGGTTTCAGCAATATTTCGACTGACAGCAATCAATCCTCAACCCTTTGTTTATTTTCAGTTTTAG
- a CDS encoding aldo/keto reductase, translated as MQYRRFGRTELPMPIFSCGGMRYPYTEYEELTQDKIPNENQQNLEATIRCSLEVGINHIETARMYGTSEMQLGAILPKLPREKIIVQTKVAPTSDSKEFHSLCEKSLALLKLDYIDLLTLHGINYYQQLENSIRPDGCLDVARQLQAEGKVKFVGFSTHAPTDLIIKTIETNQFDYVNLHWYYINQFNWAAIEAATHHDMGIFIISPSDKGGMLYKPPQKLVDLCHPLSPMVFNDLFCLSHPQVHTLSLGASKPSDFDEHLKVIKLLDRADEILPPILNRLETAAIATLGKDWYSTWHIGLPRYPETPGKINIPVILWLRNLAIAFDMFEYATRRYNHLNNADPWFPGLTAEKVREFDLGDCLRHSPHADKIPALLEDAHRLLSQPSQG; from the coding sequence ATGCAATATCGTAGATTTGGGCGTACAGAATTACCAATGCCAATTTTTTCCTGCGGCGGAATGCGCTACCCCTATACTGAGTATGAGGAGCTTACTCAAGATAAAATTCCTAATGAAAATCAACAGAATCTAGAAGCCACTATTCGCTGTTCTTTAGAAGTTGGCATCAATCATATCGAAACTGCCCGAATGTATGGAACTTCTGAAATGCAATTAGGAGCTATTTTACCTAAGTTACCTAGAGAAAAAATTATTGTGCAGACAAAGGTTGCTCCTACATCTGACTCTAAAGAATTTCACAGTTTATGTGAGAAATCTTTGGCTTTATTAAAGCTAGATTACATTGACTTATTAACACTGCATGGCATTAATTATTACCAACAATTAGAAAATAGCATTCGTCCTGATGGCTGTCTTGATGTAGCGCGACAGTTGCAAGCTGAGGGTAAGGTAAAGTTTGTTGGTTTTTCTACCCATGCGCCGACAGACTTAATTATTAAAACCATTGAAACCAATCAATTTGATTATGTAAATTTACATTGGTATTACATTAATCAATTCAACTGGGCCGCTATTGAAGCAGCCACACATCACGACATGGGGATATTTATTATTAGCCCATCAGATAAAGGTGGTATGCTCTATAAGCCGCCGCAAAAGTTAGTAGATTTGTGCCATCCTCTCAGCCCAATGGTGTTTAACGATCTGTTTTGTTTGAGCCATCCACAAGTACATACTCTCAGCTTGGGCGCATCCAAACCATCAGATTTTGACGAACACTTGAAGGTTATAAAACTTTTAGATCGAGCCGATGAGATTTTACCACCAATTTTAAATCGGTTAGAAACAGCAGCGATCGCCACACTAGGAAAAGATTGGTATTCTACCTGGCACATTGGTTTACCCAGATATCCAGAAACCCCTGGCAAGATTAATATTCCAGTTATTTTATGGTTGCGAAATTTAGCGATCGCTTTTGATATGTTTGAATATGCTACAAGGCGTTATAACCACTTAAATAATGCCGATCCTTGGTTTCCTGGTCTGACAGCAGAAAAAGTTAGAGAATTCGATCTGGGCGATTGTCTGCGTCATAGCCCCCATGCTGACAAAATACCAGCTTTATTAGAAGATGCCCATAGGTTGTTATCTCAACCTAGTCAAGGATAA